A genomic window from Pseudoalteromonas piratica includes:
- the mutS gene encoding DNA mismatch repair protein MutS has translation MPLDLYSDHTISQQTPMMQQYLKIKAEHRDILVFYRMGDFYELFFDDAKRAAELLDISQTHRGKAGGDPIPMAGVPYHAVENYLARLVQMGESVAICEQVGDPATSKGPVERKVVRIITPGTISDEALLKERQDNLLCAISHNDKGAYGIAYLDINSGRFRILEVDNDEALTSSLQRISPAELLYPETLEHTSIIEQYNGLRRRPIWEFDLDSAKTALNKQFGTKDLVGFGVENAALALQAAGCLMQYVKDTQRTTLPHLNAIGLEQNEQNVILDAATRKNLELTVNLSGGFDNTLAQVLDKTATPMGSRLLKRRLHSPIRDQQELNNRLDALGEIHDLAINLELHDTLKQVGDLERIIARLALRSARPRDLSRLRLALQTLHPIHDLINDASSTRLTQIKQATPILSELQELLEQAIIDNPPVLIRDGGVIAPGYNQELDQWRNLSKGATDILEQMEIRERERTGIATLKISYNKVHGYYIEVSKANANLVPADYVRRQTLKNNERYIIPELKEHEDKVLSSQSNALALEKRLYEELFDIILPQIDVLQKMAAALSELDVINNLAERAESLEYVRPLLSDSNAIDIKGGRHPVVEFVMQQPFIANPTYLDDKRKMLIITGPNMGGKSTYMRQTALIVLMAHIGSYIPAESATIGITDRIFTRIGASDDLASGRSTFMVEMTETANILNNATENSLVLMDEIGRGTSTYDGLSLAWATAEYLAKNIAAKTLFATHYFELTELVEQLDMLANVHLDAIEYQDTIAFKHTVLDGAASKSFGLQVASLAGVPKAVINRAKQKLSLLEQHQSVSEMPLTNVSSSPLSQQASLFDTPNPVLEELESIDPNELTPRQALDLIYQLKQLAKNS, from the coding sequence ATGCCGTTAGATTTATATTCAGACCATACTATCAGCCAACAAACGCCAATGATGCAGCAATATTTAAAAATTAAGGCTGAGCATCGAGATATTCTCGTTTTCTATCGCATGGGCGACTTTTACGAACTGTTTTTCGATGATGCCAAACGCGCTGCAGAGCTACTCGATATTTCGCAAACTCATCGCGGCAAAGCAGGCGGTGATCCTATCCCTATGGCGGGAGTGCCTTATCACGCTGTTGAGAACTACCTTGCTCGCTTAGTGCAAATGGGCGAATCAGTTGCGATATGTGAACAAGTTGGCGATCCAGCCACCAGTAAAGGACCCGTTGAGCGCAAAGTGGTGCGTATTATCACACCAGGTACCATTTCTGACGAAGCCTTATTAAAAGAACGTCAAGACAACCTACTGTGCGCTATTTCACACAACGATAAAGGCGCCTATGGTATAGCTTATTTAGATATAAACTCTGGCCGTTTTCGTATTTTAGAAGTCGATAATGACGAAGCGCTAACCTCAAGCTTACAGCGCATTTCGCCAGCCGAACTGTTATACCCAGAAACTCTGGAACACACCAGTATTATTGAACAGTACAATGGACTGCGCCGTCGCCCTATTTGGGAATTCGATTTAGACAGCGCGAAAACCGCATTAAACAAACAGTTTGGCACCAAGGATTTAGTGGGTTTTGGTGTTGAAAATGCAGCGCTTGCGCTACAAGCTGCAGGCTGCTTGATGCAATATGTAAAAGATACCCAGCGCACGACACTACCGCACCTAAATGCGATTGGTCTTGAGCAAAATGAACAAAATGTCATTCTTGATGCCGCAACCCGTAAAAATTTAGAGCTTACTGTAAATCTATCGGGTGGCTTTGATAACACTTTAGCGCAAGTGCTTGATAAAACTGCGACACCAATGGGCTCTCGTTTGTTAAAGCGTCGCCTTCATAGCCCAATTCGCGATCAACAAGAATTAAACAACCGCCTTGATGCATTGGGTGAAATCCACGACTTAGCTATTAACCTTGAACTGCACGACACACTTAAACAAGTGGGTGACTTAGAGCGTATTATTGCCCGCTTAGCACTGCGCTCGGCAAGGCCGCGTGATTTATCTCGATTACGTTTAGCGCTTCAAACACTGCATCCAATTCATGATTTAATAAATGACGCTAGTAGCACGCGCTTGACGCAAATAAAGCAAGCTACGCCTATTTTATCCGAGTTACAGGAGTTACTTGAGCAAGCCATTATCGATAACCCACCGGTATTGATTCGCGATGGTGGTGTGATTGCCCCAGGCTACAATCAAGAGCTCGATCAATGGCGCAATTTAAGTAAAGGCGCCACTGATATTCTTGAGCAAATGGAAATTCGCGAGCGTGAACGTACCGGCATTGCCACTTTAAAAATCAGTTATAACAAGGTGCATGGTTATTATATTGAAGTGAGCAAAGCAAACGCTAATTTGGTGCCTGCAGATTACGTACGCCGCCAAACATTAAAAAATAACGAACGTTATATAATTCCTGAGCTAAAAGAGCATGAAGATAAGGTGCTGAGCAGTCAATCGAACGCGCTTGCACTTGAAAAACGCCTCTACGAAGAACTGTTTGATATTATTTTGCCACAAATTGATGTGCTGCAAAAAATGGCTGCAGCATTGAGCGAGTTAGACGTTATCAATAATCTAGCTGAACGTGCTGAGTCACTTGAATATGTTAGGCCTCTTTTAAGTGATAGCAACGCCATTGATATTAAAGGCGGCCGCCATCCTGTCGTTGAGTTTGTTATGCAACAGCCGTTCATTGCCAACCCAACTTACCTCGATGATAAACGCAAAATGTTGATTATTACTGGGCCAAATATGGGTGGTAAATCAACTTATATGCGTCAAACAGCCCTAATCGTATTAATGGCACATATTGGTTCTTATATTCCGGCTGAATCTGCCACCATTGGCATTACAGATCGTATTTTCACGCGAATTGGGGCAAGCGATGACCTTGCTTCAGGTCGTTCTACTTTTATGGTTGAAATGACCGAAACCGCCAACATTCTTAATAACGCCACCGAAAACTCGCTGGTATTAATGGATGAAATTGGTCGCGGTACAAGTACCTATGATGGCTTGTCATTAGCGTGGGCCACCGCGGAATATTTAGCAAAAAATATTGCCGCAAAAACCCTGTTTGCAACGCACTATTTTGAATTGACCGAACTGGTTGAGCAACTCGATATGCTCGCCAATGTGCACCTTGATGCAATTGAGTACCAAGATACCATTGCCTTTAAACATACAGTGTTAGATGGCGCGGCTAGTAAAAGCTTTGGCTTACAAGTAGCAAGCCTTGCGGGGGTGCCTAAAGCGGTGATTAATCGCGCTAAACAAAAGTTGTCATTACTAGAACAGCATCAAAGTGTTAGTGAAATGCCATTAACAAATGTCTCGAGCTCGCCACTTTCGCAACAAGCGAGTTTGTTTGACACACCAAACCCTGTATTAGAAGAGCTTGAATCAATCGACCCGAATGAGTTAACGCCTCGTCAGGCGCTTGATTTAATCTACCAACTTAAGCAACTTGCGAAAAATAGTTAG
- a CDS encoding CinA family protein, with the protein MILPAHITELAAKLGASLTNKKLWITTAESCTGGGISYALTDTAGSSAYIDRCFVTYSNEAKHELLGVNTDVLKQFGAVSKETVEQMVTGAMQAANADVGIAVSGIAGPGGGSVEKPVGTVWVAIKVLDKLSVNHCLFAGERDEVRLQVIEYSLEKTIELINS; encoded by the coding sequence ATGATATTACCCGCTCATATTACTGAGCTAGCGGCAAAGTTGGGTGCTAGTTTAACCAATAAAAAGCTTTGGATCACTACTGCTGAATCATGTACTGGTGGCGGCATTAGCTATGCGCTTACTGATACGGCTGGTAGTTCAGCTTACATTGATCGTTGTTTTGTTACTTATAGCAATGAGGCAAAGCATGAGTTACTTGGTGTAAATACTGACGTACTTAAGCAGTTTGGTGCAGTGAGCAAAGAAACAGTTGAACAAATGGTGACAGGTGCAATGCAAGCTGCGAATGCCGATGTGGGAATTGCTGTGTCAGGCATTGCAGGTCCAGGTGGTGGCAGTGTTGAAAAACCTGTTGGTACTGTATGGGTTGCCATAAAAGTACTGGATAAACTATCAGTTAACCACTGTTTATTTGCCGGTGAACGTGATGAGGTTAGGTTGCAAGTTATTGAATATTCACTAGAAAAAACAATTGAATTAATAAACTCATAA
- the recA gene encoding recombinase RecA: MDDNKQKALTAALSQIERQFGKGSIMKLGDSQALDIEAISTGSLGIDIALGIGGLPTGRIVEIYGPESSGKTTLTLQVIASAQREGKTCAFVDAEHALDPVYAERLGVNVDDLLVSQPDTGEQALEICDMLVRSGAVDVVIVDSVAALTPKAEIEGDMGDSHVGLQARLMSQALRKLTGNIKRSNTLCIFINQIRMKIGVMFGNPETTTGGNALKFYSSVRLDIRRTGSVKEGDEVVGNETRVKVVKNKVAPPFKQAEFIIMYGQGISKEGELIDLGVKHNLVDKAGAWFSYKGSKIGQGKANSIKFLKENVEIANEIEQKLREMLLLQATIQPEEGEAKSLAEGDAEL; encoded by the coding sequence ATGGACGATAATAAACAAAAGGCCCTAACAGCTGCGCTATCACAAATTGAACGCCAATTTGGTAAAGGCTCAATTATGAAGCTAGGCGATAGCCAAGCACTGGATATTGAAGCTATTTCAACTGGTTCATTAGGTATTGATATCGCATTGGGTATTGGTGGTTTGCCAACAGGCCGTATTGTTGAAATTTATGGTCCAGAGTCATCTGGTAAAACAACGTTAACATTACAAGTAATTGCATCAGCTCAAAGAGAAGGCAAAACATGTGCCTTTGTTGATGCGGAACACGCACTAGATCCTGTATATGCAGAAAGATTGGGTGTTAATGTTGATGATCTTCTAGTTTCTCAACCTGACACGGGTGAACAAGCGTTAGAAATCTGCGATATGTTAGTACGTTCAGGTGCGGTTGATGTAGTAATTGTTGACTCGGTTGCTGCACTGACACCAAAAGCTGAGATTGAAGGTGATATGGGCGACAGCCACGTTGGCTTACAAGCTCGTTTAATGTCACAGGCATTGCGTAAACTCACTGGTAACATTAAGCGTTCAAATACATTATGTATTTTCATTAACCAGATTCGTATGAAAATTGGTGTAATGTTTGGTAACCCTGAAACTACAACAGGTGGTAATGCGCTTAAATTCTACTCTTCAGTTCGTCTAGACATTCGTCGTACGGGTTCTGTAAAAGAAGGTGATGAAGTTGTTGGTAACGAAACACGTGTTAAAGTTGTTAAAAACAAAGTAGCACCACCGTTTAAGCAAGCTGAATTTATTATCATGTACGGCCAAGGTATCTCAAAAGAAGGCGAGCTAATTGATTTAGGTGTGAAGCATAATCTAGTTGATAAAGCGGGTGCATGGTTTAGCTATAAAGGTAGTAAGATTGGTCAAGGTAAGGCTAACTCGATTAAATTCTTAAAAGAGAATGTTGAGATTGCAAACGAAATTGAGCAAAAGCTACGTGAAATGCTATTACTGCAAGCGACGATTCAACCAGAAGAAGGCGAAGCTAAAAGCTTAGCTGAAGGTGACGCGGAGCTTTAA
- a CDS encoding DUF3943 domain-containing protein, whose translation MKLLTRMIKLALISSALTQPLLAQQEEQNPNQTSTTNNAIKAIEVPSYNLPSNSDWNLHAVPEDFYRSPYQINLFSAEHGQDNQRLWSQTKSVMAYGFGVAGFILMLPEDISKWDKENGVFSKWTENVKEGPTWDRDVWWLNWVGHPYFGGVYYQVARKSGYRQWDAFLYSFTMSTFYWEYGIEAFAEVPSMQDLVITPVLGWAYGEWAYQKEMEIRRTGGEVWGSRTLGNISLFMLDPIDSAGKGINNLFGTEVVKAGTGGINFAKIPLPNGDFEDQVQLSVNYQLGSGKAYQAPIDQTGYVSIKDPVDIGIIGLGLNYGSFSPGNHWGLERGSANGWNLGLYFSPTFSLKLDYLKGKLERQNSNSKETFEQFNVAANYYFNVDSDWRPFVSAGAGEMLYAEDKEEKGSSTFALNAGLGLHYKINNNFALQLDAKRFFNSKYSNQDDVYNLSLIYFFGEGQK comes from the coding sequence ATGAAACTGCTCACACGAATGATTAAGTTAGCGCTAATTTCTAGCGCGCTAACACAACCTTTACTCGCTCAACAGGAAGAGCAAAACCCCAACCAAACTAGCACAACAAATAATGCTATTAAGGCAATTGAAGTACCTAGTTATAACTTGCCTAGTAACAGTGATTGGAATTTACATGCGGTACCCGAAGACTTCTACCGATCACCGTACCAAATAAATTTGTTTTCTGCCGAACATGGCCAAGATAACCAACGTTTATGGTCTCAAACCAAGTCCGTAATGGCATATGGTTTTGGTGTTGCAGGCTTTATTCTTATGTTGCCAGAAGATATCTCAAAATGGGATAAGGAAAATGGCGTATTTTCTAAGTGGACTGAAAACGTTAAAGAAGGCCCCACATGGGACCGCGATGTATGGTGGTTGAATTGGGTAGGGCACCCATATTTTGGTGGCGTTTATTATCAAGTGGCGAGAAAGTCGGGCTATCGTCAATGGGATGCGTTTCTCTACTCCTTTACTATGAGTACCTTCTATTGGGAATATGGTATTGAAGCATTTGCTGAAGTGCCGTCGATGCAAGATTTGGTAATTACACCCGTACTGGGCTGGGCCTATGGTGAATGGGCATATCAAAAAGAGATGGAAATTCGCAGAACGGGTGGTGAAGTGTGGGGATCACGAACACTCGGTAACATATCACTCTTTATGCTTGATCCAATTGACTCTGCAGGTAAAGGTATTAACAACTTATTTGGTACTGAAGTAGTAAAAGCGGGCACAGGTGGAATTAATTTTGCGAAAATACCACTGCCAAATGGTGATTTTGAGGATCAGGTTCAATTAAGTGTTAATTACCAACTAGGCTCTGGAAAGGCTTATCAAGCACCAATTGACCAAACTGGCTATGTAAGTATTAAAGATCCGGTAGATATTGGAATTATTGGTTTAGGATTGAACTACGGTAGTTTTAGCCCGGGTAATCACTGGGGTCTAGAACGAGGTTCTGCCAATGGCTGGAACTTAGGTTTATATTTTTCGCCAACATTTTCACTTAAGCTCGATTATCTTAAAGGTAAGCTAGAACGACAAAATAGTAATTCGAAAGAAACATTCGAGCAGTTTAATGTGGCTGCAAACTATTACTTTAATGTTGATAGTGATTGGCGACCGTTCGTCTCGGCCGGTGCTGGTGAGATGCTCTATGCTGAGGACAAGGAAGAAAAAGGAAGCAGTACCTTTGCACTGAATGCAGGATTGGGATTACATTATAAAATTAATAACAATTTTGCTTTGCAATTAGACGCAAAACGCTTTTTTAATAGTAAATATAGCAATCAAGATGATGTGTACAATTTATCGCTAATTTACTTTTTTGGCGAAGGTCAAAAATAA
- a CDS encoding DcaP family trimeric outer membrane transporter yields the protein MKNNKLTTTALSVLAVLFGASAQAGVLESTDVKYGGYVKLDAMWSDWSAGSVSGTSIGRDFYVPSTTPVGADADTDVVFDMHARQSRFNLATSTKLDNGQSINTKIELDFIASPGGNERVSNSYAPRIRQAFVTYNGFLFGQAWSNFQNVSALPETLDFVGPAEGTVFVRQAMIKYTSGGFSVSAENPESTITTTGGVRNETDDASLPDITARYTFKGDWGHFTVAGLARQLTYKSGGADASTSSFGVSASGRMNFGKNNLKYMVTTGKGLGRYVGLNVAHGAVLDGNDLDAIDSVSGFIGYQHHWNDQLRSTFLASYFSADNNTDLLAITGDPTKNSMSYSANLLYSPVKKMTFGVEYKVGERETESGADGDINRLQFSAKYVF from the coding sequence ATGAAAAACAATAAACTAACAACAACAGCGCTGAGCGTTTTAGCAGTATTATTCGGTGCATCTGCACAAGCTGGGGTATTAGAGTCTACAGATGTCAAATATGGCGGTTACGTAAAACTCGATGCTATGTGGAGTGATTGGTCTGCAGGCTCTGTAAGTGGTACCAGTATTGGCCGTGATTTTTACGTACCAAGCACAACACCAGTAGGCGCTGATGCGGATACCGATGTAGTATTTGATATGCATGCTCGTCAATCACGATTCAACTTAGCAACATCGACTAAACTAGACAACGGCCAGTCGATTAATACTAAAATTGAGCTCGATTTTATTGCATCACCAGGCGGTAACGAGCGAGTGTCAAACTCTTACGCTCCGCGTATTCGTCAAGCGTTTGTCACCTATAATGGTTTTTTATTCGGTCAGGCATGGTCAAACTTCCAAAATGTCAGTGCATTACCTGAGACCCTGGATTTCGTAGGTCCTGCTGAAGGTACAGTGTTCGTTCGTCAAGCAATGATCAAGTACACTTCTGGCGGTTTCTCAGTATCAGCGGAAAACCCTGAGAGTACAATCACTACAACAGGCGGTGTACGGAACGAAACCGACGATGCAAGCCTTCCTGACATTACTGCCCGTTATACCTTTAAAGGCGATTGGGGTCACTTCACTGTTGCCGGTCTTGCAAGACAGCTTACCTACAAATCAGGTGGTGCTGATGCGTCAACCTCGTCTTTTGGTGTAAGTGCATCAGGTCGCATGAACTTTGGTAAAAACAATTTAAAATACATGGTAACTACGGGTAAAGGTTTAGGGCGCTATGTCGGCCTTAATGTTGCTCACGGTGCCGTATTAGATGGTAATGACCTTGATGCAATTGATTCTGTATCAGGTTTTATTGGCTACCAGCATCACTGGAACGACCAACTACGCTCTACTTTTTTAGCCTCTTATTTCAGTGCGGATAATAATACGGACTTACTCGCAATCACTGGAGATCCTACTAAAAATTCAATGAGTTACAGTGCTAATTTACTCTATTCACCTGTTAAAAAGATGACCTTTGGTGTTGAGTACAAAGTGGGTGAACGTGAAACTGAAAGCGGTGCGGATGGCGATATTAATCGACTACAATTTTCTGCTAAGTATGTATTCTAA
- the acs gene encoding acetate--CoA ligase: protein MSQEIYPVPASVKEAALIDEAKYNELYQWSIDDPEAFWGEQGKRLDWIKPFTKVKNTSFDKGHVDIRWYEDGQLNVSYNCIDRHLKDKADKVALIWEGDNPEQSENITYQQLHDEVCKLANGLKKLGVKKGDRVAIYMPMTPQAIYAMQACARIGAVHSVVFGGFSPSAIADRIKDSGAKVVITSDQGRRGGNAVPLKANVDEALAQPGVNSVEAVIVHQLTAGDVAWNDVDVWWHELVADQATTCEPEVMDAEDPLFILYTSGSTGQPKGVVHSSAGYLVYTSLTHQYVFDLQEDDVYWCSADVGWITGHSYIAYGPLANGCTQVIFEGVPTYPSSGRMGEVVDKHNVTILYTAPTAIRALMAKGDEPTASSKRDSLRILGSVGEPINPEAWAWYYENIGNSKCPIVDTWWQTETGGVMITPLPGATDLKPGSATRPFFGILPALFDAEGETLQGATDGNLVILDSWPSQARTVYGDHERFEQTYFSAYPGVYFTGDGCRRDEDGYYWITGRVDDVLNVSGHRLGTAEIESALVAHEAVAEAAVVGFPHDIKGQGIYVYITPNDGVAVSDDLTKEVRNWVRKELSPIATPDMIQWSPGLPKTRSGKIMRRILRKIAANEYQQLGDTSTLADPSVVEELIENRLNR, encoded by the coding sequence ATGTCACAAGAAATCTATCCAGTACCAGCCTCTGTGAAAGAGGCTGCGTTAATCGATGAAGCAAAATATAATGAACTATATCAATGGTCGATTGACGACCCCGAGGCATTTTGGGGTGAGCAAGGTAAGCGTCTTGATTGGATAAAGCCATTTACTAAAGTAAAAAATACCTCATTTGATAAAGGACATGTTGATATTCGTTGGTATGAAGATGGCCAACTAAATGTCTCTTATAACTGTATTGATCGCCACCTTAAAGATAAAGCAGACAAAGTCGCGTTAATTTGGGAAGGCGATAACCCAGAACAATCTGAAAATATTACCTACCAACAGCTGCATGATGAAGTGTGTAAATTAGCGAATGGTTTGAAAAAGCTTGGTGTTAAAAAGGGTGACCGCGTAGCGATTTATATGCCAATGACTCCTCAAGCGATTTACGCGATGCAGGCATGTGCGCGTATTGGTGCTGTTCATTCTGTGGTATTTGGTGGTTTCTCACCATCGGCAATCGCAGATCGTATTAAAGATTCTGGTGCAAAAGTTGTAATCACGTCAGACCAAGGCCGTCGTGGTGGTAATGCGGTGCCGTTAAAGGCAAATGTTGATGAAGCGTTAGCACAACCGGGCGTTAATTCTGTTGAAGCGGTTATTGTACACCAATTAACAGCAGGTGATGTTGCGTGGAATGATGTTGATGTATGGTGGCATGAGCTAGTGGCCGATCAAGCTACAACGTGTGAACCTGAAGTGATGGATGCAGAAGACCCACTCTTTATTCTTTATACATCAGGTTCAACGGGTCAACCTAAAGGTGTCGTGCACAGCTCTGCAGGCTACTTGGTGTATACCTCATTAACGCATCAATATGTATTTGATTTACAAGAAGACGATGTCTATTGGTGTAGTGCTGATGTGGGTTGGATTACAGGTCACAGTTATATTGCTTATGGTCCACTTGCAAACGGTTGTACGCAAGTTATTTTTGAAGGTGTACCAACCTATCCGTCATCAGGCCGCATGGGCGAAGTGGTTGATAAGCACAATGTTACAATTCTTTATACAGCACCGACAGCAATTCGTGCGCTGATGGCAAAAGGTGATGAACCAACGGCCTCATCAAAACGTGACTCATTACGTATCTTAGGTTCTGTGGGCGAGCCAATTAACCCTGAGGCATGGGCTTGGTATTACGAAAACATCGGTAATAGTAAGTGTCCAATTGTTGATACATGGTGGCAAACTGAAACTGGTGGTGTGATGATTACGCCACTACCTGGCGCAACAGACTTAAAACCAGGCTCAGCAACACGTCCATTCTTTGGTATTTTACCTGCATTATTTGATGCAGAAGGTGAAACACTTCAAGGTGCAACTGATGGTAACTTGGTTATCCTTGACAGTTGGCCTTCACAAGCGAGAACTGTTTATGGCGACCATGAACGTTTTGAACAAACGTATTTTTCAGCATATCCGGGCGTGTATTTCACAGGTGACGGCTGTCGTCGTGATGAAGATGGTTACTACTGGATCACCGGTCGCGTTGATGACGTACTAAACGTATCAGGTCACCGCCTAGGCACTGCGGAAATTGAAAGTGCGCTGGTTGCACATGAAGCGGTTGCAGAAGCTGCGGTTGTTGGCTTCCCACATGATATTAAAGGCCAGGGTATTTACGTTTATATCACACCAAATGATGGTGTTGCAGTGAGCGATGATTTAACCAAGGAAGTACGCAACTGGGTACGTAAAGAACTTAGCCCAATTGCAACACCTGATATGATCCAATGGTCTCCGGGTCTTCCAAAAACACGCTCAGGTAAAATTATGCGCCGTATTTTACGTAAGATCGCTGCAAATGAATATCAACAGTTAGGCGATACATCAACGCTGGCAGATCCGAGTGTTGTTGAGGAGTTAATCGAAAATCGCTTAAACCGTTAA
- a CDS encoding response regulator transcription factor, with protein MSKFLIADDHPLFREALKGALNGSFDDLEIFESENFDTTLNVLEQQQELDLLLLDLHMPGSGDLYGLIRIREDYPDLPIAVVSGTEDIQVVSKVMSYGALGFIPKSSSSAQIAEAIEEILEGETWLPASMADKVEEVIEQDAELAQQVASLTPQQYKVLSYLHEGLLNKQIAYELSISEATVKAHITAIFRKLGVYNRTQAVLIASKLQLEPVESN; from the coding sequence ATGAGCAAGTTTTTGATAGCGGATGATCACCCTTTATTTCGTGAAGCGTTAAAAGGGGCTTTAAATGGCAGTTTCGATGATTTAGAAATATTTGAATCAGAGAACTTTGATACAACGCTCAATGTACTAGAACAACAACAAGAGCTCGATTTATTATTACTAGACCTACACATGCCAGGAAGTGGCGATTTGTACGGTTTAATTCGCATTCGTGAAGATTACCCCGATTTACCCATTGCCGTTGTATCTGGCACTGAAGATATTCAAGTGGTTTCGAAAGTGATGAGTTACGGTGCACTTGGTTTTATTCCTAAATCATCCTCTTCGGCACAAATTGCTGAAGCTATTGAAGAAATTTTAGAAGGTGAAACTTGGTTGCCAGCTTCAATGGCCGATAAAGTGGAAGAAGTGATAGAGCAAGATGCAGAACTTGCGCAACAAGTTGCCTCTCTTACACCTCAACAGTACAAAGTTTTAAGTTATTTGCATGAAGGTTTACTCAATAAGCAAATTGCGTATGAACTGAGTATTTCCGAAGCGACAGTCAAAGCACATATCACTGCAATTTTTAGAAAGCTTGGCGTTTACAATCGTACTCAAGCAGTATTAATTGCCAGTAAGCTGCAGTTGGAGCCTGTTGAATCCAACTAA
- a CDS encoding YfhL family 4Fe-4S dicluster ferredoxin, whose translation MALMINSKCINCDMCDPECPNQAIYMGDKIYQIDPNKCTECVGHYDQPTCVSVCPIDCIKKDPEHNETLDELAEKFIRLTSS comes from the coding sequence ATGGCATTGATGATAAATTCGAAATGTATCAATTGTGATATGTGCGACCCAGAATGCCCTAATCAGGCAATTTACATGGGTGATAAAATTTATCAAATTGACCCAAATAAATGCACCGAGTGTGTTGGTCACTATGACCAACCAACCTGTGTCAGCGTTTGTCCGATTGACTGCATTAAAAAAGATCCTGAACACAATGAAACGCTTGATGAGTTAGCTGAAAAGTTTATTCGCCTAACATCAAGCTAA